Genomic segment of uncultured Flavobacterium sp.:
CTCCGGCAACAAACCATAAGGCATTCTTTCTACCCTCTTTCAAATTTACTTTGGCTGCGGTCATGTTGATTAATCCTGGTGGAATAATCCCAATGAAAGCGGCAAGAAAACCTGAAAGTAATGGGGTAAGTAATGCCATTCAGTTATTTAATGGGTTTAGAAATATGTTTTTAAAATTAAATTAATCCTTAATTTTAAAGCGAATATACGTAATTGCCTTGTTAATTTCTAAATATTGTTTCTCGTAAAAAGTCTGAAAAGCAGTAACTTCTTCCGGACTTCCTTCATTTGTATATACGTTGTGGTTTGCATATAAAACTTCGTGTCCTTCACCATGAAGCAATCCTAAAGTATAACCGTGCATAAATTCACTATCGGTTTTAAGGTTTACGACACCATCTTTTTTAAGAATTCTTTTGTACAATTTCAAGAATTCAGAATTGGTCATTCTGTGTTTCGTTCTTTTGTATTTGATTTGCGGATCCGGAAAAGTAATCCAGATTTCATCTACTTCATTTTCGGCAAAAATATGGTTGATTAATTCGATTTGAGTTCGAACAAAAGCAACATTGTGCAGACCATTTTCTACAGCAGTTTTAGCACCTCTCCAGAAACGAGCTCCTTTAATATCTATTCCGATAAAATTTTTGTTTGGATATCTTTCTGCTAGTCCAACAGAATATTCACCTTTTCCACATCCTAATTCTAAAACTAATGGATTATCATTTTTAAAGAAATCAGAGTTCCATTTTCCTTTTAAAGGCATTAAATCGCCTACAACTTCTTCTCTGGTTGGTTGAAAAACGTTTTGAAATGTTTCGTTTTCTCTGAATCTTTTTAGTTTATTTTTACTTCCCACTTTTACAAAAATTTTCAGCAAAATTAAGGAATATAAACGAATGAAAATAGCGCAATTACGTTTAAAGTTTTTTGCCACGAATTACACAAATTTTCACGAATTAATTTAAGCGGAATTGTCGAAAAAAAAATTAGTGAAAATTTGTGTAATTCGTGGCGAAAAAAAATATTTTTACCCGTAATGCGGTTCTGTAATAGGTTTTAATTTTGGATCAAGCGTTTCATCATGTTGTGATAAATCCAGTCCGATATGTTCGTTTTCTTCAGAAACTCGTAACGGAATAATAAAGTTGGTTACTTTGAATAAGAAATAAGCTCCAAAGAAAGTAAAGATCGAAACCAGAACCAACGCCATCATGTGGTGAGCAAAGACATTCCATCCGCCGTGAAGCAAACTTGCATCTTCACCATGAGCGAAAATAGCCGTTAGAATCATTCCCATAATTCCGCCAACACCGTGACAGGCAAAAACATCTAAAGTATCATCAAATCTTTTTGAAAAACGACAATTTACAACAGAGTTTGAAACCAAAGCTGTAATGAATCCGAAGAACATACTTTCAGGAACCGATACATATCCTGCAGCCGGCGTTATGGCAACCAGACCAACAACAGCTCCAATACAAGCCCCAAGAGCCGAAACTTTTCTTCCATTCATTCGATCAAAGAAAACCCAGGTTAACATAGCTGCAGCCGATGATGTTGTAGTCGTTGCAAAAGCCATCGCGGCAGTTCCATTCGCGGCAAGCGCAGATCCGGCGTTGAATCCAAACCATCCAAACCATAACATTCCGGTTCCTAATAATACAAACGGAATATTGGTTGGTATATGTTGACTGTTTTTTCTTTTTCCTAAAACCAAAACTCCTGCCAGAGCAGCAAAACCAGAACTCATGTGTACTACAGTTCCTCCTGCGAAATCTTTTACACCAAAATAGGTTCCTAAAATTCCTGTAGGATACCAAACCGAATGGCACAAAGGCGCATAAATAAAAATGGTAAACAAGCTGATAAATAGCAAATACGATATAAAACGAACACGCTCTGCAAACGAACCTGTAATAATTGCCGGAGCAATAATGGCAAATTTCATTTGGAACAAAGCAAACAACATAAACGGAATCGTACTTGCTAATTGTTTGTGTGGTAAAACACCAACATAATCCATAAAGGCAAAAGTGGTTGGATTGCCAAAGAAACTATAAAAGTGATCTCCGGAACCAAATCCTACAGGATCTCCAAAAGCTAAGCTAAAACCAACTACAACCCATAAAAGTGTTACAACGCCCAAACAAATGAAACTTTGCAACATGGTCGAAATCACGTTTTTTCTACCCACCATTCCGCCATAAAAAAAAGATAATCCCGGTGTCATGATTAAAACCAGGCAACATGAAGTTAACATCCAGGCAACATCGGCAGGTACAATATGGTCTGTAGTACCAAATTCAGATAACACATAACTATTTTGAGTAATAGTTGGCCAAAATGCGCCCGTAATACAAACAATACTTATAATAATAAAGGAAATGATCCAGCGTCTTTCTATTTTCATTTTTCAAATACTTTATTTAACCCTATTTTTTTTAGGGTCAAAGTTAAAAAAAAATAAAGATTTTGGATTTAAGGGCTATTAAAATAGAGGTATGGCTTTTATTTTAGTTAATTTTGTAAAATTCGAACCGTTTTTTTGAGACTATCTTATTTTGAACTTCCAAATTATGGGTAATATTGCCAATTATATTATAATTAAATTGATATCTTATCTTGTAAAGAGCTAGAAAAGTTAGGATTATAAAAAGAAAGCTTAAAAATGTTTATTTTTTCTTTAGCTTCTCAATCAAAACATCTTCGATTGGTGTTTTCACTTTAATCACGGCATTAACATCATCATTCGGAATTGTCATGGATAAAACATAATGTTGAATTTTCCATTCTTTTCCCACTTTTGTCAAAACACCGGAACCGCGGCAAATTTTCATTTGAGTATTTAGTAATTCATCAAACCACGCAATTTTTCCTGTTTTATCAAAAAAGATATGACGCTCAAGAGCCGTAAAATTCCAAGTAGTTCCTTTGTCGAAAAAAGGTTTAGCCCAAACACTAAAATCTTTTTTATTCCAGTTTTCAGTAGCATCAGTTCCAATGAAAATCGCATCGTCGGCCATTAAATTAAAATAAGCATCAAATTTTACATCAGCTGCAGCTTTATGCCAAGTATCGATAGTTTGACTGACTTTGTCTTTTTCAGAAGTTTGTGCATTTGCAAAAGAAGCAACGAAAAATAGAAGTAGAATTGATTTTTTCATAATAGGTTTTGTTTGAGTTTAAAGGTAAGAATGATTTTTAGACGATAGAAGGTTTCACGCAGATTTTGCAGATTTAAGCTGATAAGGCGCAGATAAAATTATTCATGGAATTAGGACGGATTAAAATCCATCCCTACAATATAAATCGAACCGAAGGTTCTTTACAAGAGTTCCAGAGGAACGGTCCATTTTGTAGCAACGGATTTTAATCCGTTGAAAGAGAATGAAATTAATCACGCAAAGGCGCAGAGGCGCCAAGTTTTTATTTTAAGACCACAGATTATAAAGATTCAGATAGATTTTGTTTCACCTATTCGCTGTCGCTCGGGTCTACAAATTTTAGCAGATTAAATTTATAAACCCTCTGCGTACATCTGCTTAAATCTTTTTAAAATCTGCGTGAAACAATAACTTTGCGATTCTGCGCCTTTGCGAGATTAAAACAACAAACCCAAACTTAAATTATCTTACATCACTTATAGGATAGAATATGATTTAGTATATTTGATAGCTTTAAAAATAGACATCATGAATCCAAAAATATTTATCAGTTCTGTAATCGTTACCTCTTTACTTTTTGCTTCTTGCAAGAAAGAACTGGAACCACAAGAAAGTACGCCAACTTCTGAATTAGTAAAATTAGGATTGGCAAAAGATACCACAAAAACAACTTCAGTAGTTCAAGCGCCTGCAATGAATCCTAATACGGTAATGGGAGAAACAAAAGGACTAAATCCTGCACACGGACAACCTGGGCATCGTTGTGATATTGCAGTTGGAGCGCCATTAAATTCGGCACCAGCACAACAAGGGCAAACTACGGTACAACCTACGCAAACCGTTCAGGTAAATCCAGGTCAGCAAAATGTGGTTACAACGACAACAGCTGCACCGGTAAAAGTAGCCAAAGGAATGAATCCGTCGCACGGTCAGCCAGGACACAGATGTGATATTCCCGTTGGAGTACCTTTAAATTCTCCGGTAGCCAAACCAGTTGCCGCTACTCCTGCACAAAGCGGAAGCACGTCGCAAAACTTTACCGTTACACCGCCACCTGCAAACAATGCTGTTCCGGCTTTATTAAGTACCGAAAAACCAGTTACAACAGCCGAAGGAATGAATCCGCCACACGGGCAAGCAGGGCATCGCTGTGATATTGCAGTTGGAGCACCATTGCCAAAATCATAAAACAACGTCGATAAAAATAATCTGGGCGTGCCACCAATATAAAAAGGGGCTGACTTTGCAATCGCTTAGTCGCCCCTTTTTATATCGCTGTCGGGCTATCCGCGCTACTTTGGTAGCTTGCTTCTATCCCTCACGCAAAAAAACTAGATTATGTTATAAAATACATGTAGTCCCTACGGGCAATGTCATTAAGCTAAGCTTTTTTTACACAATCCCTTTGCGATCTCAAAGCAAAGCATAATTCACAAAACTTTGTGACCTTTGCGTAATCGTTTGCGAACTTTGCGGTAAAATTTTCTTTTATTCAATTTCAAAAATCGCCTGAATCTCTACTGCCGAATTAATCGGTAATGAGGCAGCACCAATTGTTGCTCTGGCGTGTTTCCCTTTTTCGCCAAAAACCAATGCGGTCAAGTTCGAAGCCGAATTCATAATTGCGGCATGTTGAGTATATTCTGGAGTAGTATTAAAATATCCTGTCAATTGCACACATTGTTTTACTTTGTTCAAATCACCACCGCAAGCTTCTTTTAAAACTGCAATAACATTAAGCATCGTTTGGTAGGTTGCTTCTTTGGCTTGATCGTCTGTAACTGTTGCGCCAACTTTCCCCGGATTTAAGATCTTCCCGTCTTTTAAAGCTACTTGATTAATATATACTTTATGGTCAGAAATTGTAAACGGAACATAATTACCAACAGGTTTTGGTGCTTCAGGAAGAACAATATTATTGTCTTTTAATGTTTTATAGATGTCGCTTTTAGTTTCTGTAGACGTTGTTTTTACAGCTTTTATATTCTCAGTATTTCTCAATCCAGATGCAGCTCTTGCCAAAGCTTTTCCTTGTTCTTTAGCTAAATTCAACTCGCTTTGTGACGGACGCGTTCCAACAGGTGATCCGGCTAATGAAGTGGCTCCAAAAGGAGTATTTCCTTGCGGAATTGTTTTGTCTAACGTAGCCGTTCCCATAATTCCGGTAGGCACGATTATCATTCCGTGAGAAGCAAGGATATTCCAGAAAGATAAAATAGCAGCTTCTTTTCCTGCTCCGGATCCAGCAGACATAAATACAGTTGCTGGTTTTCCTTCTAAAGATCTCGATGTCCAAAGCGGAATACTTTGGCTAAAAAAGTAATTCATATCAGCGCTGATATTTGCAAAATGAACCGGACTTCCAAAAGCGATTCCGTCATAATTTGCCAATTCTTCGATAGTAGCAATTGGTAATTTCTCTACATCTGCATTTAGTTTTTCTTTCGAATTTATCGAAGGAACTCTTTTTATTGTTGCTTTTGTATTTGGATATTCCTGAACTCCTTCGGCAATAGCTTTTGCCATTTTATAAGTTCCGCCGTTTTGAGAATAAATTAAAACCAGAAGATTTGTTTCAGATGATTTTACTTGCGCATTTACGCCAAAACTTAACAAAACTGCAGTTAGTAATACGAGTAGTTGCTTTTTCATGAATTTATTTTAAATGATTTATTATAGATAATCCCAATCGATTTGCCGGTTTTTGTTCAGGAATCAAGTTCGATTTTGGGATTGCAAATTTACTTTTTACAATCCCGAAAAGCGTTATTATTATGTTAATCGTTCTGTTTAAACATATAGAAACATTGATTTTGCAAACTTAAAAAAGGTACTTTATGTATTTAAATAATTCCATTCCAAAGGATTAATTATAAAGTAATTCAATAAATTTACAACTTACAGCAAACAAAACAGTATATGAAAAAAGCAATTCTTTATGGCGCAAGCGGACTAGTAGGATCGTATATTCTTGAAAATTTATTGAATGATGCCCATTATGAACAAATAATAATTGTTGTCAGGAAAGATCTAAACATGCAGCACCCAAAATTAAAGACTTTAATAGGCGATTTTCATTCGTTGGCAAATGTGGTAAAAGGCATTTATACAGACGAAATTTTTATTGCACTTGGAACCACACAAAAGAAAACTCCAGATAAAAAAGAATACTATCAAATAGATCACGATTATCCGGTTTTGGCAGCAAAATTAGCCAAAGAGAACGGAGCCGAATCAGTTTTTCTGGTTTCTGCCATTGGAGCAAATGCGAATTCGTCTGTTTTTTATGTAAAAATGAAAGGCGAAACGGAGCAGGATATTATTAGTTTAAATTTCGATCATACCTATATCTTCAGACCTTCGATGATTTTGGGAAACAGAAAAGAAAAAAGAAATCTCGAAAAAGTTTTGATTGCGATCTTTAAAGTTATCAATCCGTTATTTATAGGGAAATCTAGTAAGTATAAAGGAATAGAAGCAAAAAGTATCGCTCAATCAATGGTCAAAGCGGCTAATAAACTCAAAGAGAATATTAAAATATTGGAGTGGGAAGAAATGACCGCTTTGCTAAAATAAAAAGTGGCATTATCTGATTAAGATAATGCCACTTTTTGCATTTGTTTGTATCTGGATTAATACGCTTTCATTTTTTCGAAAGTAGTAGTAAGTGATTTTTTTGCTTTAGACAAAGCACCTTGAAAAGCTTTTTCCAGCGTATCGGCGTGTTCTGTAACAGTTATGGGTTGTAGTTTTACGGGACGAACTTCAATTACACATTTTTTGTCATGTACTCCGGATTTATCGCCATTTTCATCTCCAAAATGTACTTCGATGCGGGTTATTTTTTCCTCAAAACGCGTTAAACCTTTTTCTAATTCTCCAGAAAAATAAGCTTCTAATCTTTCGTGTCCTTCGATGTTCTTGTCTGTATTGATTTGAATTTTCATATGGTTTATATTTAATGATTGTTTCTCAAAGCTATCAAAATTTGAATAAAGAAACGAATGAGTTAATAAAACATTAAGAAAATAATTACGATTTTTTTTCAGGAGCTAATCCCGCTATCCGTTTCAATCTTTTGTGGCGAACCCCGCCACAAAAGGATTTCCACTTCTATCGGGGCTAGGCCAATCATTTTCATAACAATATTCTCGTCTAGTTTGTCATTTCGACCAAAGGGAGAAATCACACAAGAAACTCCATAACAATTGTCACGTCAAATAAGAGAAAAACTTCAAAACATTGTCAGGTTGAGCCAAACCAAGAATGTCAGGCTGAGCAGAGTCGAAGCCCTCATAACAATAAGCAAACTAAAAATTTGTGACCTTTTAAATCAATAAAGAAAAACCATACAAATAATAAGGCTTTTTGGTATCTTCGCAGTCCTAAAACTTTCAGATTATGAACTCGACAAAACTTTTGCCCGTGCGGTATGCTGGCGGTATTGGAAACAACTGCAACGCTCTGAAAGGCGTAGGACAGCTAACCCGTACGGGTTTTATATTCCCTAAACTTTCAGATTATGAGTGTAAACAGCCTTTCAAAAGAAACAGAATTGCGGTTAAACGAATTTTTCAACCAAGCGACTGATCCTAAAAGTTTCGCAAAAGCAATTCGAAGAGTAAATTATCTTCTCGCGATGTCTCTAATGCGAGAATGCGAAACCCTGCAAATCGATCCAAGATCAGTTGAAGAAGGCTATTTCTGGCTCAATGAATTAGCCGAAATTTTAAATCCTTATCTGGATGTTGAATGATTAAACTTTAATAAACAAAAAGCCACTTTGTAGTGGCTTTTTTTATTTTGTGTTTTGTCTTTCTTTAATTGCGTTTTCAATTTCAAGAACACACGAATCCAAATTCTTTTTGATATCGTTACTCCAAAAACGAAGAATCTTCCAGTTTTGAGATTCCAGATAAGTATTGACTTCTATATCTCGTTGCATATTTCGTTCGATTTTTTTGATCCAGAATTCAGGATTGGTTTGTGGTTTTTTTCGAGTCTCCCAATCTTTCCCATGAAAGAATTCTGAATCTACAAAAATGGCAATTTTTAATTGTTTGAAAGTAAGGTCTGGTTTGCCGAATATTGTTTTGTTGTTTTTTCTGTATCTGTAACCTAGATGCCATAATGCTTTTGCCAAAGTGATTTCGGCTTTTGTTGCGGTGCTTTTGATGGCACGCATGTTTTTTGAGCGTTGTTCTGGATTATGGACATCCATTTTTATAATTATTAAAGATGTTGAAATTTAATAATTAGCAGTGATAAACTTTACAGGTTTATTAGAACATTTTTTATTTTATCATTGTGAAGATCTGATAATACCTGAATGTTTAAATAAACCAAATATTTTTTCACTATGATATTTTAGAAAGGCTTTTTCTGGTTTAAAAAAATCTTCTATTGGTAAATTAATTTTTTGATTATCATATTTATTTAAGATGGTATCTTTTACATCATCGTGCACAACAATTCTATATTCATCATTTATTGAAAACATTCCTTTATCAAAAGCCCAGTGCATATCTCGTGATAATGCTATGCCATTACAAGGAAGAAATGAACCTGAATGAGATTTAGGCATAATATGTGCAGCCTCAAGATTTATTAACTTATCAAAGAAAATTGCTTCATTAGTAATTGCACATTTATTTTGATAACCTAACAATACAAAATCCCTAAAACTTACAGAATTAAATAAGTTTGATCCTTTTGTTTCTTCAATTTCTGAATAGTTAAATCTATTTTGTTCTTTTTGCACCACTTCTTTAGTTTCTTGTGGAATAATTGTTTCTAGATTCTCTAAATTATTTATTTGTGATTTGATAAAATTTAGTTCTCCATTATACAATGCATGATTTCCACCTAAAGATGAAGAATTTATTAGTTCATTGAGCTCCTCATAGTTTGAATCTCCAAGCTTAAATAAATCTATTTTATATATAGGAATGCCCTCTTCTATATAATATTTACTAAATACAACAATATCACTTACTTTAAAATAAGAACGGTTTGGGTCTATTTTAGAATTAAGATATAGCCTGTATTCATTTCGGGGCGCATTTGCTAAGCTTCCATGATATTTATCATTATGATATACAAATGAACAATATACCTTTTGAAAAGAATTAGGAGGTATAATAGGTAAAATTATTGTGTCATTGAGTTGAGTCTTGGATAGAGGAGGAAAAAAATCTTCTGTATTTTTAGAAATCAAGAAATATCTACCTCTTGATACTTTACCATCTATTGTAGGGCTTCCTAATTCTTGAAATTGCAGTTTTTTTATATAATACATTTTATAAGAAATTAAAATGATAATTATTAGCTCCCAAGTGAGTTATATCTACATCAGTTCTACCATAAATAGTTAAATCTGCCATTACTATTGGTCTGATTCCTGCTACATTTAATCTTTGTCTAAGGTAAACTCCTAAAATGTCTTTATTGGGATAAGAAGAAATTTGTTTAGGATAAATATTTCCTGTTTTTGAATCAGTTATAGTTCCTTCAAACCTACATTGCATATTGACACCATCATCCCAAAACACATTGATGATATTTTGATTTTTAACAGGTGATTTCAGAGGGACCAAAGCAAGATTTCTTCTTATTGTTTTTATGTGAATAGGAATGTATGCATCTAAAATGCGGGTGTGATTTTTTGAATTTGAACCCCAGTTGAGTCCTCCTGTTACATGTACAAATCCTTTAGTTGTTAAAAGAGTAAATAAAGCCATAATTTAGAAATTAAGTTAATAAATCGTATACTACTGATGCTATTATTTTTGCGAAATTTGGGGGGACAGCATTTCCTATCATCTTGTATTGATCACCTTTTGAACCAAAAAATTCAAAATCATCATCAAAAGTTTGTATTCTTCCAGCTTCTCTTACGGTTATTGATCGAGCCTGTTTAGAATCGGGATGTATGTGTCTTAGACCATCTTTGTATAAGTGGGCCGGAATTGTATTGCTTGGTTTGTCTGATCTAATTACATTATACTTATGAAACTTTGATTCTTTACCTGTTTTTTCTTTATATAATTCTATTAGAGCTTTAGTGTTTGTGTATTTATTTAGCCCCATCTCTATATCGGATGTTAGTATTTTGAATATTTCAATGTCTCTTTTACTATGAAATCTAGGCTCATGATTTGGAGGTAAAGCAACTCCGTTTAATTTTAATTTATGCGAGGTTTTATTGTCTTGGTCAAATGGAAAAATTTTAGGTAAATTTTTCAGAGCTTCTTCTGCATTTGAAGGATTTCCTTGTTTCTT
This window contains:
- a CDS encoding NAD(P)H-binding protein is translated as MKKAILYGASGLVGSYILENLLNDAHYEQIIIVVRKDLNMQHPKLKTLIGDFHSLANVVKGIYTDEIFIALGTTQKKTPDKKEYYQIDHDYPVLAAKLAKENGAESVFLVSAIGANANSSVFYVKMKGETEQDIISLNFDHTYIFRPSMILGNRKEKRNLEKVLIAIFKVINPLFIGKSSKYKGIEAKSIAQSMVKAANKLKENIKILEWEEMTALLK
- a CDS encoding very short patch repair endonuclease, producing MDVHNPEQRSKNMRAIKSTATKAEITLAKALWHLGYRYRKNNKTIFGKPDLTFKQLKIAIFVDSEFFHGKDWETRKKPQTNPEFWIKKIERNMQRDIEVNTYLESQNWKILRFWSNDIKKNLDSCVLEIENAIKERQNTK
- a CDS encoding HNH endonuclease, whose amino-acid sequence is MYYIKKLQFQELGSPTIDGKVSRGRYFLISKNTEDFFPPLSKTQLNDTIILPIIPPNSFQKVYCSFVYHNDKYHGSLANAPRNEYRLYLNSKIDPNRSYFKVSDIVVFSKYYIEEGIPIYKIDLFKLGDSNYEELNELINSSSLGGNHALYNGELNFIKSQINNLENLETIIPQETKEVVQKEQNRFNYSEIEETKGSNLFNSVSFRDFVLLGYQNKCAITNEAIFFDKLINLEAAHIMPKSHSGSFLPCNGIALSRDMHWAFDKGMFSINDEYRIVVHDDVKDTILNKYDNQKINLPIEDFFKPEKAFLKYHSEKIFGLFKHSGIIRSSQ
- a CDS encoding nuclear transport factor 2 family protein, giving the protein MKKSILLLFFVASFANAQTSEKDKVSQTIDTWHKAAADVKFDAYFNLMADDAIFIGTDATENWNKKDFSVWAKPFFDKGTTWNFTALERHIFFDKTGKIAWFDELLNTQMKICRGSGVLTKVGKEWKIQHYVLSMTIPNDDVNAVIKVKTPIEDVLIEKLKKK
- a CDS encoding ammonium transporter; this encodes MKIERRWIISFIIISIVCITGAFWPTITQNSYVLSEFGTTDHIVPADVAWMLTSCCLVLIMTPGLSFFYGGMVGRKNVISTMLQSFICLGVVTLLWVVVGFSLAFGDPVGFGSGDHFYSFFGNPTTFAFMDYVGVLPHKQLASTIPFMLFALFQMKFAIIAPAIITGSFAERVRFISYLLFISLFTIFIYAPLCHSVWYPTGILGTYFGVKDFAGGTVVHMSSGFAALAGVLVLGKRKNSQHIPTNIPFVLLGTGMLWFGWFGFNAGSALAANGTAAMAFATTTTSSAAAMLTWVFFDRMNGRKVSALGACIGAVVGLVAITPAAGYVSVPESMFFGFITALVSNSVVNCRFSKRFDDTLDVFACHGVGGIMGMILTAIFAHGEDASLLHGGWNVFAHHMMALVLVSIFTFFGAYFLFKVTNFIIPLRVSEENEHIGLDLSQHDETLDPKLKPITEPHYG
- a CDS encoding HPF/RaiA family ribosome-associated protein, which produces MKIQINTDKNIEGHERLEAYFSGELEKGLTRFEEKITRIEVHFGDENGDKSGVHDKKCVIEVRPVKLQPITVTEHADTLEKAFQGALSKAKKSLTTTFEKMKAY
- a CDS encoding restriction endonuclease PLD domain-containing protein; translated protein: MALFTLLTTKGFVHVTGGLNWGSNSKNHTRILDAYIPIHIKTIRRNLALVPLKSPVKNQNIINVFWDDGVNMQCRFEGTITDSKTGNIYPKQISSYPNKDILGVYLRQRLNVAGIRPIVMADLTIYGRTDVDITHLGANNYHFNFL
- the trmB gene encoding tRNA (guanosine(46)-N7)-methyltransferase TrmB; the protein is MGSKNKLKRFRENETFQNVFQPTREEVVGDLMPLKGKWNSDFFKNDNPLVLELGCGKGEYSVGLAERYPNKNFIGIDIKGARFWRGAKTAVENGLHNVAFVRTQIELINHIFAENEVDEIWITFPDPQIKYKRTKHRMTNSEFLKLYKRILKKDGVVNLKTDSEFMHGYTLGLLHGEGHEVLYANHNVYTNEGSPEEVTAFQTFYEKQYLEINKAITYIRFKIKD
- the wrbA gene encoding NAD(P)H:quinone oxidoreductase, translated to MKKQLLVLLTAVLLSFGVNAQVKSSETNLLVLIYSQNGGTYKMAKAIAEGVQEYPNTKATIKRVPSINSKEKLNADVEKLPIATIEELANYDGIAFGSPVHFANISADMNYFFSQSIPLWTSRSLEGKPATVFMSAGSGAGKEAAILSFWNILASHGMIIVPTGIMGTATLDKTIPQGNTPFGATSLAGSPVGTRPSQSELNLAKEQGKALARAASGLRNTENIKAVKTTSTETKSDIYKTLKDNNIVLPEAPKPVGNYVPFTISDHKVYINQVALKDGKILNPGKVGATVTDDQAKEATYQTMLNVIAVLKEACGGDLNKVKQCVQLTGYFNTTPEYTQHAAIMNSASNLTALVFGEKGKHARATIGAASLPINSAVEIQAIFEIE